One window from the genome of Pseudomonas sp. L5B5 encodes:
- a CDS encoding LysE family translocator, with translation MNLTTLVLFLPACFALNMAPGPNNLLSVKNATTYGFRVSCLAGAGRLLAFMLMIGLASLGLAAVLQASELLFHGIKMLGAGYLLYLAYQLWTADTRTVTDGPSTAIGLRGLARQEFLIASGNPKAILIFTAFLPQFVDPAAPVTGQFLVLGGLFLALECVAIAAYAGMGLHMRRWFGKPAGRRVFNRGCAVLLSGAASLLLLARRT, from the coding sequence ATGAACCTCACGACCCTGGTTTTATTCCTGCCTGCCTGTTTCGCCCTGAACATGGCGCCCGGCCCCAACAACCTGCTGTCGGTGAAGAACGCCACCACCTATGGCTTCCGGGTTTCCTGCCTGGCCGGAGCGGGGCGGCTGCTGGCCTTCATGCTGATGATCGGCCTGGCTTCGCTGGGGCTGGCGGCGGTGCTGCAGGCCTCGGAGCTGCTGTTCCACGGGATCAAGATGCTTGGCGCGGGGTACCTGCTGTACCTGGCGTATCAACTGTGGACGGCCGATACCCGCACCGTGACCGATGGGCCGAGCACTGCAATCGGGCTCCGGGGCCTGGCCCGACAAGAGTTCCTGATCGCTAGCGGCAATCCCAAGGCCATCCTGATCTTCACCGCATTCCTGCCGCAGTTCGTCGATCCCGCAGCGCCGGTGACCGGGCAGTTCCTGGTGCTTGGGGGCTTGTTCCTGGCGCTGGAGTGCGTGGCGATCGCCGCTTATGCCGGCATGGGCCTGCACATGCGCCGCTGGTTCGGCAAACCTGCCGGGCGCCGTGTGTTCAACCGTGGTTGCGCGGTCTTGCTTTCGGGGGCAGCGTCATTGTTGCTACTGGCACGGCGAACCTGA
- a CDS encoding low molecular weight protein tyrosine phosphatase family protein, translated as MLNVLFVCSQNKLRSPTAEQMFADWPGITTASAGLNHDAEVPLGPELVQWAGLILVMETRHREKLRKRFKAQLHAQQVVCLNIPDDYEFMDPQLIQLLQQRVPPFLPER; from the coding sequence ATGCTCAATGTGTTGTTCGTCTGCAGCCAGAACAAGCTGCGCAGTCCCACCGCCGAACAGATGTTCGCCGACTGGCCGGGAATCACCACCGCCTCCGCCGGTCTCAACCACGACGCCGAAGTGCCCCTGGGCCCGGAGCTGGTGCAATGGGCCGGATTGATCCTGGTGATGGAAACCCGGCACCGGGAAAAGCTGCGCAAGCGCTTCAAGGCCCAGCTGCACGCGCAGCAGGTGGTGTGCCTGAACATTCCCGATGACTACGAGTTCATGGACCCGCAGCTGATCCAGCTATTGCAGCAGCGGGTACCACCCTTCCTGCCGGAGCGTTGA
- a CDS encoding penicillin-binding protein 1A, giving the protein MMRLLKNLGWCALAIASLLVLGASGTYLYLQPQLPDVATLKDVQLQEPLQILSHEGKLIAEFGEIRRIPIANADIPEDFLAAFMAAEDGNFRQHAGVDPSGLLRAALELARSGHVRSGGSTITMQVAKNFFLSQERTFSRKLTEILLALQIERSLSKDEIFNLYVNKIYLGKRAYGIAAAAQVYYGKPVAHLTLAQMAMIAGLPKAPSRFNPINNPARAKQRRDWILGRMHELGSLDAARYQAALAEPLTARYHAPEPEVDAPYVAEMARAQMVERFGEQAYTRGLRVVTSVTVPLQEAANSALQKGLKVYDRRHGYRGPEARLRSTPRPDWPQALQAYPTLGGLRAVAVTQVLDQSLVIVDGSGQEHAVPWSTMAWARPFISHNALGRAPARPADLVKVGDVIRVEQQDARRLAFSQVPKAQGALVSVAPEDGAIRALVGGFDFQQSHFNRVLQARRQPGSSFKPFIYAAALDNGFTPASIVNDAPIVLGPDYAGPAWRPQNENRTFLGPIRLREALYRSRNMIAIRLVQAMGIDPTIDYISRFGFAASDLPRNLSLALGTASVTPMEVVAGWSVFANGGYRVTPYLIESIEDRNGQLLFAAKPRCAPSTRNPAPAAVAEQVMDGRTTYLLTSMLQDVIKRGTGRAAAAMGRPDIAGKTGTTNEAKDSWFTGYNGDYVTSVWAGFDQPQSLGRREWGVTIALPIWMDYMGRALAGKAPYSQPEPAGIVTRRIRLQDGTATTADAPNTALEVFKSDNAPAAGAQDGAPVSNTSIERTLQELF; this is encoded by the coding sequence TTGATGCGACTACTGAAGAACCTGGGCTGGTGCGCCCTGGCCATCGCCAGCCTGCTGGTGCTCGGCGCCAGCGGCACCTACCTGTACCTGCAACCGCAACTGCCCGATGTGGCGACGCTCAAGGACGTGCAGTTGCAAGAGCCGCTGCAGATCCTCAGCCACGAGGGCAAGCTGATCGCCGAGTTCGGCGAGATCCGCCGGATTCCCATCGCCAACGCCGATATCCCCGAAGACTTCCTCGCGGCCTTCATGGCCGCCGAGGATGGCAACTTCCGCCAGCACGCCGGCGTCGATCCCTCGGGGCTGCTGCGCGCGGCCCTGGAACTGGCCAGGAGCGGGCATGTGCGTTCCGGGGGCAGCACCATCACCATGCAGGTGGCGAAGAATTTCTTTCTCAGCCAGGAGCGCACTTTCTCGCGCAAGCTGACCGAGATCCTGCTGGCCTTGCAGATCGAACGCAGCCTGTCCAAGGACGAGATCTTCAACCTGTACGTCAACAAGATCTACCTGGGCAAGCGCGCCTACGGTATCGCCGCCGCCGCGCAGGTCTACTACGGCAAGCCGGTGGCGCACCTGACCCTGGCCCAGATGGCGATGATCGCCGGCCTGCCCAAGGCGCCGTCGCGCTTCAACCCGATCAACAATCCAGCCCGGGCCAAGCAGCGCCGGGACTGGATCCTTGGGCGCATGCACGAGCTGGGTAGCCTCGATGCCGCCCGCTACCAGGCAGCCCTGGCCGAGCCGCTCACGGCCCGCTACCACGCGCCCGAACCCGAGGTGGACGCGCCCTACGTGGCGGAGATGGCCCGGGCGCAGATGGTCGAGCGTTTCGGCGAGCAGGCCTACACCCGTGGCCTGCGAGTGGTGACGTCGGTCACCGTACCATTGCAGGAGGCGGCCAACAGCGCGCTGCAAAAAGGCTTGAAGGTGTATGACCGGCGCCACGGCTATCGCGGCCCCGAGGCCCGCCTGCGCAGTACACCGAGGCCGGACTGGCCACAAGCGCTGCAAGCCTACCCGACCTTGGGCGGCCTCAGGGCGGTGGCGGTGACCCAGGTCCTGGACCAGAGCCTGGTGATCGTCGATGGCAGTGGCCAGGAACACGCCGTGCCCTGGTCGACCATGGCCTGGGCCCGGCCCTTCATCAGCCACAATGCACTGGGCCGCGCACCCGCGCGACCGGCCGATCTGGTCAAGGTGGGCGATGTGATCCGCGTCGAACAACAAGATGCACGGCGGCTGGCCTTCAGCCAGGTGCCCAAGGCCCAGGGCGCGCTAGTGTCGGTGGCACCGGAAGATGGCGCGATCCGCGCCCTGGTGGGCGGCTTCGACTTCCAGCAGAGCCACTTCAACCGCGTCTTGCAGGCCAGGCGGCAGCCAGGTTCGAGCTTCAAGCCCTTCATCTACGCCGCAGCGCTGGACAACGGCTTTACCCCGGCGAGCATCGTCAACGACGCGCCCATCGTCCTGGGCCCCGACTACGCCGGCCCCGCCTGGCGCCCACAAAACGAGAACCGCACCTTCCTCGGTCCGATCCGCTTGCGCGAGGCCCTGTACCGCTCGCGGAACATGATCGCGATCCGCCTGGTGCAGGCCATGGGCATCGATCCGACCATCGACTACATCAGCCGTTTCGGTTTCGCCGCCAGCGATCTGCCGCGCAACCTGTCCCTGGCCCTGGGCACGGCCTCGGTGACGCCCATGGAAGTGGTCGCGGGCTGGAGCGTGTTCGCCAACGGCGGCTACCGGGTCACGCCCTACCTCATTGAGAGTATCGAGGACCGCAATGGCCAGCTGCTCTTCGCGGCCAAACCGCGCTGCGCCCCCAGCACCCGCAACCCTGCCCCTGCGGCCGTGGCCGAACAGGTGATGGATGGCCGCACCACCTACCTGCTGACCAGCATGCTCCAGGACGTGATCAAGCGCGGCACCGGGCGCGCTGCCGCCGCCATGGGGCGGCCGGACATCGCCGGCAAGACCGGCACCACCAACGAGGCCAAGGACTCCTGGTTCACCGGCTACAACGGTGACTACGTGACCAGCGTCTGGGCCGGTTTCGACCAGCCGCAAAGCCTGGGCCGCCGGGAATGGGGAGTGACCATCGCCCTGCCAATCTGGATGGACTACATGGGCCGGGCCCTGGCGGGCAAGGCACCCTATTCCCAGCCCGAACCGGCGGGCATCGTCACCCGGCGCATCCGCCTGCAGGATGGCACTGCCACCACTGCGGACGCGCCTAACACGGCCCTGGAAGTGTTCAAGAGCGACAATGCACCGGCCGCAGGCGCTCAGGACGGCGCTCCAGTCTCGAACACGAGCATCGAGCGAACGCTGCAGGAGCTGTTCTGA
- a CDS encoding helix-turn-helix domain-containing protein: MFTSPHLGLALRRWRLLHRVKQQHAAELFGVAQSSISRWENGQQAMEPAERAKLEQLLAANLSAAADQALARLVNDSPRAVHLVCDLTHRLLASSPTRAGQFGVPLSELLGQSLWGFCTEEIVRKEAALDDLGWREVLAPAALEFFSGHNGSAIVPIAPSQCRWTRLNLSDGSAVRLVETL; the protein is encoded by the coding sequence ATGTTCACTTCCCCCCACCTGGGCCTGGCCCTGCGCCGCTGGCGCCTGCTGCACCGGGTCAAGCAACAGCACGCCGCCGAACTGTTCGGAGTGGCGCAGTCGAGCATTTCCCGCTGGGAAAACGGCCAGCAGGCCATGGAACCGGCCGAGCGGGCGAAGCTGGAGCAGTTGCTGGCGGCCAACCTCAGCGCTGCCGCCGACCAGGCCCTGGCCCGGCTGGTGAACGACAGCCCGCGCGCGGTGCACCTGGTGTGCGACCTGACTCATCGCCTGCTGGCCAGTTCGCCGACCCGCGCCGGGCAGTTCGGCGTACCACTGAGCGAGCTGCTGGGGCAGTCGCTGTGGGGCTTCTGCACCGAGGAAATCGTGCGCAAGGAAGCGGCTCTCGATGACCTGGGCTGGCGCGAAGTGCTGGCGCCAGCGGCGCTGGAGTTCTTCAGCGGGCACAACGGGTCGGCCATCGTGCCCATCGCCCCAAGCCAATGTCGCTGGACCCGCCTGAACCTGTCCGATGGCAGCGCGGTACGCCTGGTCGAAACTCTCTGA
- a CDS encoding PrpF domain-containing protein has product MPDSSAMPIAEFPVCHARGGTSTGLILAREDLPEDEALVEELLRHLMGVPLAGEWPGNNQITGLGRGGPTSNKVFIVERRPGETRMISTLAQLAAGKSAIDWSVNCGNMSAALPLYAWQRGWLSPEVDDGRIEIFNSNTQTTMRARLGFHAGRLLSDTRIPGVNGQFPGVDLFLDDPVGAKTGALFPTGQRVDLLHGVPATCIDVAVPMVIVRAADLGKTGQETPAQLDADPLFKERLLGLMVEGGLRMGLRGRDGHLLTAEELRRSETIPKICIVSPACDGGDIATRYFTPQNAHPSLAVSGGCCLAAACLAEGTVAQQLLAQPRQLSVTGREYPLAIENPAGTLETLISARLHEGQLLIDGAAYRRSAQILLQGLTPLYNASPELARALL; this is encoded by the coding sequence ATGCCCGATTCCTCTGCCATGCCCATCGCCGAATTTCCCGTGTGCCACGCCCGTGGCGGCACCTCCACCGGGCTGATCCTGGCCCGGGAAGATTTGCCCGAGGACGAGGCCCTGGTGGAGGAGCTGCTGCGCCACCTGATGGGCGTGCCCCTGGCAGGCGAGTGGCCGGGCAATAACCAGATCACCGGCCTGGGGCGGGGCGGCCCCACCAGCAACAAGGTGTTCATCGTCGAGCGTCGCCCCGGCGAGACGCGGATGATCAGCACCCTGGCGCAGTTGGCGGCGGGCAAGAGCGCCATCGACTGGAGCGTTAACTGCGGCAACATGTCGGCGGCCCTGCCGCTGTACGCCTGGCAACGGGGCTGGCTATCACCGGAAGTCGATGACGGCCGGATCGAGATCTTCAACAGCAACACCCAGACCACGATGCGCGCGCGCCTGGGCTTCCACGCCGGCCGCTTGCTCAGCGACACGCGGATTCCCGGGGTCAACGGCCAGTTCCCCGGGGTCGACCTGTTCCTCGATGACCCGGTAGGCGCCAAGACCGGGGCGCTGTTTCCCACCGGGCAGCGGGTCGACCTGCTCCACGGCGTCCCGGCCACCTGCATCGACGTGGCGGTGCCCATGGTGATCGTGCGGGCCGCGGACCTGGGCAAGACCGGCCAGGAAACCCCGGCACAGCTGGACGCCGACCCGCTGTTCAAGGAGCGCCTGCTGGGGCTGATGGTCGAGGGCGGCCTGCGCATGGGACTGCGTGGACGCGATGGTCACCTGTTGACGGCCGAGGAACTGCGGCGCAGCGAAACCATTCCCAAGATCTGCATCGTCAGCCCGGCCTGTGACGGCGGCGATATCGCCACCCGCTACTTCACCCCGCAGAATGCCCATCCGTCCCTGGCGGTATCCGGCGGCTGCTGCCTGGCGGCGGCCTGCCTGGCCGAGGGCACCGTGGCCCAGCAACTGCTGGCCCAGCCCCGGCAACTGAGCGTGACGGGACGTGAGTACCCGCTGGCCATCGAAAACCCCGCCGGCACCCTCGAGACCCTGATCAGTGCGCGCTTGCATGAGGGGCAGTTGCTGATCGACGGCGCCGCCTACCGACGCAGCGCGCAGATTCTGCTGCAGGGTCTGACCCCGCTCTACAACGCCTCCCCGGAATTGGCCCGGGCACTCCTGTAG
- a CDS encoding AidA/PixA family protein yields MSYENEKVVDIMIVIDVLTILQCNEQGVFKKGLSQDPNQPTQLYSFTMPDSSTRVSDQVVCMYTTRNYVSGGSNSEGTAELSVDLNQDDYVHWRTTTLTKDMKYAAILYQYTQTNPDPTTDRNVYLDQLTANVSPNTPMPIINNSNPPGSYCEQPFQQMVTAYYWSARAAKACSNLRYNWSFMIVDQHNKILGYCAWDPYFIIS; encoded by the coding sequence ATGAGCTACGAAAACGAAAAAGTCGTCGACATCATGATCGTCATCGATGTCCTCACCATCTTGCAGTGCAACGAACAGGGCGTATTCAAAAAAGGCCTGAGCCAGGACCCCAACCAGCCGACTCAACTGTACAGCTTCACCATGCCCGACTCGTCTACCCGGGTTTCCGACCAGGTGGTCTGCATGTACACCACCCGCAACTACGTCAGCGGCGGCAGCAACAGTGAAGGCACTGCCGAGCTCTCGGTGGATCTGAACCAGGACGACTACGTTCACTGGCGCACCACCACCCTGACCAAGGACATGAAGTACGCGGCAATCCTGTACCAGTACACCCAGACCAATCCCGACCCCACCACAGACAGGAATGTCTACCTGGATCAACTCACCGCCAATGTCTCGCCGAACACCCCGATGCCCATCATCAACAACAGCAACCCTCCGGGCAGCTACTGCGAGCAGCCATTCCAGCAAATGGTCACGGCCTACTACTGGAGCGCGCGTGCCGCCAAGGCCTGCAGCAACCTGAGGTACAACTGGTCGTTCATGATCGTGGACCAGCACAACAAGATTCTCGGCTACTGCGCCTGGGACCCCTACTTCATCATCAGCTAG
- a CDS encoding HD domain-containing protein: protein MNSELLTGRLEFLREAERLKDVLRSAHTSSGRQESTAEHSWRLCLMALLLEDQLEDVDLLQVLKMCIVHDLGEALHGDIPAVEQAAHPDKGQQEREDLQTLASCLDAPARQRLLGLWDEYEAASSAEARTVKALDKLETLLQHNQGRNPADFDYGFNLDYGRRYTSASPLFEALREQIDRDTQRHLAARK, encoded by the coding sequence ATGAACAGCGAACTTCTCACCGGCCGCCTCGAGTTTCTCCGTGAAGCGGAACGGCTCAAGGATGTGTTGCGCAGTGCCCACACCTCCAGCGGTCGCCAGGAAAGCACCGCCGAACACAGTTGGCGCCTGTGCCTGATGGCGCTGTTGCTGGAGGACCAGCTGGAGGATGTGGACCTGCTGCAGGTCCTGAAAATGTGCATCGTGCATGACCTGGGGGAAGCGCTCCATGGCGACATCCCGGCGGTGGAGCAAGCGGCCCATCCGGACAAGGGCCAGCAGGAGCGCGAAGACTTGCAGACCCTCGCCAGCTGCCTCGACGCTCCGGCCCGCCAGCGCCTGCTGGGCCTGTGGGACGAGTACGAGGCTGCCAGCTCGGCCGAGGCTCGTACCGTCAAGGCGCTGGACAAGCTGGAGACCCTGTTGCAGCACAACCAGGGACGCAACCCCGCGGATTTCGACTATGGGTTCAACCTCGACTACGGTCGTCGCTACACCAGTGCCAGTCCATTGTTCGAGGCCCTGCGCGAACAGATCGACCGCGACACCCAGCGCCACCTCGCTGCACGCAAGTGA
- a CDS encoding GNAT family N-acetyltransferase codes for MTLIIRNEQPNDIPAIEQVTREAFLSEAHSSHTEQYIVNALRNAGVLTLSLVAEDNGVVIGHASISPVTFNNGQTRWYGLAPVSVVPARQGQGIGSRLIRQLLEQLQGQGAAGCVVLGDPGYYSRFGFEAGQGPVLAGVPAEYFQALSFMGPCPVGEVSFHPGFDAQG; via the coding sequence ATGACCCTGATCATCAGAAACGAACAGCCGAACGACATCCCGGCCATCGAACAAGTGACCCGTGAAGCCTTCCTCAGCGAAGCCCACTCCAGCCATACCGAGCAGTACATCGTCAACGCCCTGCGCAACGCCGGCGTGCTGACCTTGTCGCTGGTGGCCGAAGACAACGGCGTGGTGATCGGCCACGCGTCGATCTCCCCGGTGACGTTCAACAATGGCCAGACTCGCTGGTATGGCTTGGCGCCGGTGTCCGTGGTGCCGGCGCGCCAGGGCCAGGGAATCGGTTCGCGCCTGATTCGCCAATTGCTGGAGCAATTGCAAGGTCAGGGCGCGGCGGGTTGCGTGGTCCTGGGCGACCCTGGCTATTACTCGCGGTTCGGCTTCGAGGCCGGGCAGGGGCCAGTGCTGGCCGGCGTGCCTGCCGAGTACTTCCAGGCGTTGTCGTTCATGGGGCCGTGTCCGGTCGGCGAGGTCAGCTTCCACCCGGGGTTCGATGCCCAGGGCTAA